A part of Gemmatimonas groenlandica genomic DNA contains:
- a CDS encoding sigma-54-dependent transcriptional regulator produces MTPPALAGDAPRVLIVDDETGILESLRILLKNEGFIPFTAHGGRAGVERIPELRPDIVLTDVRMPDVSGVQVLSTSRQVDPDVPVILMTAQATLQSAMQAVNEGAFYYIQKPFRNDELLAILRRAAEHRNLRAENTTLKQEIKRRERTTSGRPIGRSKSWLDVLRLAETVAPTDSTVLITGESGTGKEVIARYIHELSTRADNSFLSINCGALPESLLESELFGHVKGSFTGAVKDKTGLFTAANQGTFFLDEIGETTASIQVKLLRVLQQREVIPVGATEAVSVDTRVLAATNRDLEEEIKRGSFRPDLFYRLNVIAVHLPPLRQRQDDIPLLAESFLARSATLRHESVKMLRDDTLDALMAYAWPGNVRELENALERAVILSTGSVIDPDALPERVTARRAEPLVSERTPVSPTLEAIERAYIQWVLQNEGGNKSRAADMLGIDPSTLYRKLARYGEA; encoded by the coding sequence GTGACCCCTCCCGCGCTCGCCGGTGACGCACCGCGCGTGCTCATCGTGGACGACGAAACGGGCATCCTCGAGTCGTTGCGCATTCTGCTCAAGAACGAGGGCTTCATTCCCTTTACGGCGCATGGTGGCCGTGCTGGCGTGGAGCGCATCCCGGAACTGCGGCCGGACATCGTGCTGACGGACGTTCGAATGCCCGATGTGAGCGGCGTACAGGTGCTGAGCACGTCGCGTCAGGTCGATCCCGATGTCCCGGTGATCCTGATGACGGCGCAGGCGACGTTGCAGTCGGCCATGCAGGCCGTGAACGAGGGCGCGTTCTATTACATCCAGAAGCCGTTTCGCAACGACGAACTCCTGGCCATCCTGCGTCGTGCCGCCGAACATCGCAATCTGCGCGCGGAGAACACCACGCTGAAGCAGGAGATCAAGCGGCGCGAGCGCACGACCAGTGGCCGTCCGATCGGGCGGAGCAAGTCTTGGCTCGACGTGCTGCGGCTTGCTGAAACGGTGGCCCCCACGGATTCCACCGTGCTCATCACGGGTGAGTCGGGTACCGGCAAGGAAGTGATCGCGCGATACATCCACGAGTTGAGCACGCGAGCGGACAACAGCTTTCTGTCTATCAACTGCGGTGCACTCCCGGAATCTCTGCTGGAGAGCGAACTCTTCGGTCATGTGAAGGGCTCGTTTACCGGCGCCGTCAAGGACAAAACCGGCCTCTTCACGGCGGCCAATCAGGGCACGTTCTTTCTCGACGAAATCGGCGAGACGACGGCGTCGATTCAGGTGAAGCTGCTGCGCGTGTTGCAGCAGCGTGAAGTCATTCCCGTCGGTGCCACCGAAGCGGTGTCGGTCGACACGCGCGTACTCGCGGCCACCAATCGCGATCTCGAAGAAGAGATCAAGCGCGGCAGCTTCCGGCCCGACTTGTTCTATCGACTCAATGTGATCGCGGTGCACCTGCCCCCGCTGCGTCAGCGTCAGGACGACATTCCGTTGCTCGCGGAGTCGTTCCTGGCCCGCAGTGCTACGCTGCGCCACGAGAGTGTGAAGATGCTCCGTGACGATACCCTCGACGCGCTGATGGCCTATGCCTGGCCCGGCAACGTCCGTGAGCTCGAGAACGCGCTCGAGCGCGCGGTGATCCTGTCCACGGGATCGGTGATCGATCCTGACGCGTTGCCGGAGCGCGTGACGGCCCGTCGGGCCGAGCCGCTGGTGAGTGAACGCACCCCGGTCTCGCCGACGCTCGAGGCCATCGAGCGCGCCTATATCCAGTGGGTGCTCCAGAACGAAGGTGGGAACAAGAGTCGTGCAGCCGATATGCTCGGCATCGATCCGTCCACATTGTATCGCAAACTTGCCCGCTACGGAGAAGCCTGA
- a CDS encoding type IV pilin protein produces the protein MPALMRRRTGFTIIELLIVVLIIGILASVAIAKFGESKRRAYLTAMKSDLRGLATIAESRYTSDNSYESVVAPQGSDGVTLTFTGTVSGWSGTATHVGVPGVLCTIAAGSSLAANAPSEPVCQ, from the coding sequence ATGCCCGCACTGATGCGACGTCGCACCGGATTCACGATCATCGAATTGTTGATCGTGGTCTTGATCATCGGGATTCTGGCGTCGGTAGCAATCGCAAAATTCGGTGAGTCGAAGCGCCGCGCCTACCTCACCGCGATGAAGTCGGACCTGCGCGGATTGGCCACAATTGCCGAATCGCGCTACACGTCGGACAACTCGTACGAGAGTGTCGTGGCGCCTCAGGGCTCGGACGGTGTCACGCTCACGTTTACAGGAACGGTGTCTGGCTGGTCGGGGACGGCGACGCACGTCGGCGTGCCGGGCGTCCTGTGCACCATCGCGGCGGGTTCGTCGCTGGCGGCGAACGCGCCCAGTGAGCCAGTCTGTCAATAG
- a CDS encoding type IV pilin protein, translated as MKRTRKGFTLIELLIVVVIIGILAAIAIPKFADTKRKAYVTAMKSDLKNMVSSAEAYFSDNNTYAGYAAPTGSSGVSLTFVGSATGWAGTATHANAAGATCSIGAGTDTPAGLAEGQPGGATCK; from the coding sequence ATGAAGCGCACTCGCAAGGGTTTTACCCTCATCGAACTCCTGATCGTCGTCGTGATCATCGGCATTCTCGCCGCGATCGCGATCCCGAAGTTCGCTGACACGAAGCGAAAGGCCTACGTCACGGCCATGAAGTCGGATCTGAAGAACATGGTGTCGTCGGCCGAGGCGTACTTCTCGGACAACAACACGTACGCTGGCTACGCGGCGCCGACGGGTTCGTCGGGCGTCTCGCTGACGTTCGTGGGTTCGGCGACGGGTTGGGCGGGCACGGCGACGCATGCGAACGCGGCCGGCGCTACCTGCTCGATCGGTGCTGGCACGGACACGCCGGCCGGCCTCGCCGAAGGCCAGCCGGGCGGCGCGACCTGCAAGTAA
- a CDS encoding type IV pilin protein, whose amino-acid sequence MKRTRKGFTLIELLIVVVIIGILAAIAIPKFADTKRKAYVTAMKSDLKNMVSAAEAYFSDNNSYAGYVAPTGSSGVSLTFVGSATGWAGTATHANAAGATCSIGTGTDTPAGLAEGQPGGATCK is encoded by the coding sequence ATGAAACGCACGCGCAAGGGTTTTACCCTCATCGAACTCCTGATCGTCGTCGTCATCATCGGCATTCTCGCCGCGATCGCGATTCCGAAGTTTGCCGATACGAAGCGAAAGGCGTACGTGACGGCCATGAAGTCGGATCTCAAGAACATGGTGTCGGCGGCCGAAGCGTACTTCTCGGACAACAACTCGTACGCCGGCTATGTCGCGCCGACCGGATCGTCTGGCGTCTCGCTCACGTTCGTGGGTTCGGCGACGGGTTGGGCGGGCACCGCGACGCACGCGAACGCGGCCGGCGCAACGTGCTCGATCGGAACGGGTACCGACACACCGGCCGGCTTGGCCGAAGGCCAGCCGGGTGGCGCCACCTGCAAGTAA
- a CDS encoding type IV pilin protein yields the protein MQRTRKGFTLIELLIVVVIIGILAAIAIPKFADTKRKAYVTAMKSDLKNMVSSAEAYFSDNNTYAGYAAPTGSSGVTLTFVGAATGWSGTATHANAAGATCSIGTGTSTPAGLAEGQPGGATCK from the coding sequence ATGCAGCGCACGCGCAAGGGCTTTACCCTCATCGAACTTCTCATCGTCGTCGTGATCATCGGCATTCTCGCCGCGATCGCGATCCCGAAGTTTGCCGACACGAAGCGCAAGGCGTACGTGACGGCCATGAAGTCGGATCTGAAGAACATGGTGTCGTCGGCCGAAGCGTACTTCTCGGACAACAACACCTACGCCGGCTACGCGGCGCCGACGGGTTCGTCGGGCGTTACGCTGACCTTTGTTGGCGCGGCGACGGGTTGGAGTGGCACGGCGACGCACGCGAACGCCGCGGGCGCGACCTGCTCGATCGGAACGGGCACGAGCACGCCGGCCGGCCTCGCCGAAGGCCAGCCGGGCGGCGCGACCTGCAAGTAA
- a CDS encoding sensor histidine kinase, whose translation MLAIPTPRIHQRLKQVLVLASGSALAAIILTMWVTEYLPPYLRWPLVVLLVVLVSIVWVSVLRRQVVELVEIPLAQCVEAAEAIADGDNSRRVPVGQTHEFAQLATSINRMTEQMLAATQSRMRVEKLATMGRIAAGISHEIGNPVSAIANYAHLLRMRTSDVPGTTEPLDALEREITRIDRIMRGLLDYARPRRLTPKPIVVDEVIEDVVRLLDDQGIVRRFRVSRGLEAPDGIVYAERHDLEQVFVNLLLNAVDAMDREGDVVISSRINDAESITEAIDKRRTDPSPQRWTHRPSKRALAWLARPESPSRFLQIVMADSGTGVAPEDEERIFEPFFSTKQPGKGTGLGLAIVASTIENLGGTIWVQRAREGGAAFVILLPLHSGSSGLLAMTSGERAAVS comes from the coding sequence GTGCTCGCCATTCCGACTCCTCGCATCCATCAACGACTCAAGCAGGTGCTCGTCCTTGCCAGCGGCAGTGCGCTGGCGGCGATCATCCTGACCATGTGGGTCACCGAATATCTGCCCCCCTACCTTCGGTGGCCGCTCGTCGTGCTGCTGGTGGTACTGGTGTCGATCGTGTGGGTCAGCGTGCTCCGACGACAAGTCGTCGAGCTGGTCGAGATTCCGTTGGCGCAATGTGTTGAAGCCGCAGAGGCGATTGCCGATGGCGATAACAGCCGCCGGGTGCCGGTAGGGCAGACCCACGAGTTCGCGCAGCTCGCCACCAGCATCAATCGCATGACCGAGCAGATGCTGGCCGCCACGCAATCGCGAATGCGAGTGGAAAAGCTGGCTACGATGGGACGGATCGCGGCCGGCATCTCGCACGAGATTGGCAACCCGGTGTCGGCGATCGCGAACTATGCGCATCTGCTGCGAATGAGGACGAGCGACGTGCCGGGAACGACGGAGCCGCTGGATGCGCTCGAACGCGAGATCACGCGCATCGACCGCATCATGCGTGGGCTGCTCGACTACGCGCGTCCTCGTCGGCTCACCCCCAAGCCGATCGTGGTCGATGAGGTGATCGAAGATGTCGTGAGGCTGCTCGACGACCAAGGCATCGTGCGGCGCTTCCGTGTGTCGCGCGGACTCGAGGCGCCCGATGGCATCGTCTATGCCGAACGGCACGATCTCGAGCAGGTCTTCGTGAATCTGCTCCTCAACGCCGTCGACGCGATGGATCGCGAAGGTGATGTGGTCATCAGCAGCCGCATCAACGACGCCGAGTCGATCACGGAGGCAATTGATAAGCGCCGCACCGACCCGTCGCCTCAGCGCTGGACGCACCGGCCCAGCAAGCGTGCGCTAGCCTGGCTCGCCCGGCCGGAATCTCCGTCGCGGTTCCTGCAGATCGTCATGGCGGATTCGGGCACCGGTGTCGCGCCCGAAGACGAGGAGCGCATTTTCGAGCCGTTCTTCTCGACGAAGCAGCCGGGAAAGGGCACGGGGCTCGGACTCGCGATCGTGGCGAGTACAATCGAGAATCTTGGCGGCACGATCTGGGTGCAACGCGCGCGCGAAGGCGGTGCGGCGTTCGTGATTCTACTGCCGCTGCATTCCGGGTCGAGTGGGCTGCTCGCGATGACGTCGGGCGAGCGCGCGGCGGTCTCATGA
- the pilM gene encoding type IV pilus assembly protein PilM has protein sequence MALFGRKKITVGLDVGSGLVKAVVIDHSGPTPELVKVVITPLNDTAIVEGEVMDHGIVADAIRQTLEATGVKTKSLVAAVGGRDVIVKKISIERVKEAQARELMRWEAEQHVPFDMDSVELDFQVLDPDGDGLDMSVLLVAAKRDLVEAKRHLLEDAGFPPSVIDVDAFALHNAFEANHPDAMHGTVALLNIGNEQTNLNILDEGVPILTRDLGVGTRRFREDVQREHGISGEEAEDMLRGFDRSALLDGTIAMRGEELAVGLERAATFLASSSRNFGQIRAVYACGGGSRVPGLLAWMSDRLRIPVQPANALARITVREGALEFLSTDEVAPLLMLPVGLALRAAA, from the coding sequence ATGGCGCTCTTCGGCCGAAAGAAAATCACCGTCGGACTCGATGTCGGTTCCGGTCTTGTGAAAGCAGTGGTCATCGACCACAGCGGACCCACGCCGGAGCTCGTCAAGGTCGTCATCACCCCGCTCAACGACACGGCGATTGTCGAAGGCGAAGTGATGGATCACGGCATCGTCGCCGATGCGATCCGCCAGACGCTCGAAGCGACTGGCGTGAAGACGAAGAGCCTCGTGGCGGCCGTGGGTGGACGCGACGTGATCGTCAAGAAGATCTCGATCGAGCGGGTCAAGGAAGCGCAGGCACGTGAGCTGATGCGGTGGGAAGCCGAACAGCACGTGCCGTTCGACATGGACTCCGTCGAACTCGACTTCCAGGTCCTCGATCCGGACGGCGACGGTCTCGACATGAGCGTACTGCTCGTTGCGGCAAAGCGTGATCTGGTGGAAGCGAAGCGACATCTCCTCGAGGACGCGGGGTTCCCGCCCTCGGTGATCGACGTCGACGCCTTTGCACTGCACAATGCGTTCGAAGCGAATCATCCCGACGCCATGCACGGCACGGTGGCGCTGCTCAACATCGGTAACGAGCAGACGAACCTGAACATCCTCGATGAGGGTGTGCCCATTCTCACGCGCGATCTGGGCGTCGGCACGCGACGCTTCCGTGAGGATGTACAGCGCGAGCACGGCATCAGCGGAGAAGAGGCCGAGGATATGCTGCGCGGCTTCGATCGCTCGGCGTTGCTCGACGGCACCATCGCGATGCGCGGCGAGGAGCTCGCCGTGGGTCTCGAGCGCGCGGCCACGTTCCTCGCGTCCTCGTCACGCAACTTCGGCCAGATCCGCGCCGTGTACGCGTGCGGCGGCGGGTCGCGCGTGCCGGGTCTGCTGGCGTGGATGTCCGATCGCCTGCGCATTCCGGTTCAGCCGGCCAACGCTCTCGCCCGGATCACCGTGCGCGAAGGCGCGCTGGAGTTCCTGTCCACCGATGAAGTCGCACCGCTGCTGATGCTGCCGGTGGGACTCGCGCTCCGCGCTGCGGCCTGA
- a CDS encoding PilN domain-containing protein, which translates to MMLQINLLPGSKKTSRGAGSLAGSLGSIGASVRDPWLVGAAGAVVVACATVGLLFTAQNARAGEVTEKLDRAVRDSTRYSKVLDARRKLTAERDSVQRQLQIIRTIDENRYNWAHILDEISRALPAYTWLTTLEQTSKAPLPPGADTLAGVATPVPATAAAKAKKAAVVQDTIEVHPPLTFRVVGQTVDIQALTMFMRQMESSPFIQHVSLSKSEIVIVEGKDVTQFELSAEYEVPPPGVVRTSPLVVPVR; encoded by the coding sequence ATGATGCTCCAAATCAATCTCCTCCCGGGCTCGAAGAAGACATCGCGTGGCGCCGGCAGTCTCGCCGGCTCGCTCGGCTCCATCGGCGCCTCCGTTCGCGACCCGTGGCTCGTCGGCGCCGCGGGTGCGGTCGTCGTCGCCTGCGCGACCGTCGGACTGCTCTTCACTGCCCAGAACGCGCGCGCCGGCGAAGTCACCGAGAAGCTCGATCGCGCCGTGCGCGACTCCACGCGCTACTCCAAAGTGCTCGACGCGCGCCGCAAGCTGACTGCCGAGCGTGATTCGGTGCAGCGCCAGTTGCAGATCATCCGCACGATCGACGAGAACCGCTACAACTGGGCGCACATTCTCGACGAGATCAGCCGCGCGCTGCCGGCCTACACCTGGCTGACGACGCTCGAGCAGACGAGCAAGGCGCCGCTGCCACCGGGGGCTGACACGCTGGCCGGAGTCGCCACGCCGGTGCCGGCCACCGCGGCCGCGAAAGCGAAGAAGGCGGCCGTGGTGCAGGACACCATCGAGGTCCATCCGCCGCTCACGTTCCGTGTCGTCGGCCAGACGGTCGATATCCAGGCGCTCACGATGTTCATGCGGCAGATGGAGAGTTCGCCGTTCATCCAGCATGTCTCGCTGAGCAAGTCGGAGATCGTCATCGTCGAAGGCAAGGATGTAACGCAGTTCGAATTGTCGGCGGAGTATGAAGTGCCGCCTCCGGGTGTGGTGCGAACCTCGCCCCTCGTCGTTCCCGTGCGCTGA
- a CDS encoding type 4a pilus biogenesis protein PilO, whose translation MALLPQTQRDQVKLLIGFAALALAAAYYIYPYAAREEQLASDITRVAELEDANQRAAREFASGSIENLRVQAAENRSALLVMRRLVPTGNEVPALLEEVSTAARRAGLDVGGVTPEPVILGERFDTYRYTVTIIGGYHQFGEFLANVGSLARIVAPVNFSIVAGSGANAPRNAIKTSEKGALASTITLQTYVEKTTPAKPAAKERSS comes from the coding sequence ATGGCACTGCTTCCTCAGACCCAGCGTGATCAGGTCAAGCTCCTGATCGGCTTCGCGGCTCTCGCCCTCGCCGCCGCGTACTACATCTATCCGTATGCCGCTCGCGAAGAGCAGCTCGCGTCCGACATCACCCGCGTTGCGGAGCTCGAAGACGCCAATCAGCGCGCCGCGCGCGAGTTCGCGTCGGGCAGCATCGAGAACCTGCGTGTCCAGGCGGCGGAGAATCGTTCCGCGCTGCTGGTCATGCGACGTCTTGTGCCCACCGGCAACGAAGTGCCGGCGCTGCTCGAAGAGGTCAGCACCGCCGCCCGCCGCGCCGGTCTCGACGTCGGCGGCGTGACGCCCGAGCCGGTCATCCTCGGCGAGCGCTTCGATACGTACCGCTACACCGTCACCATCATCGGTGGTTATCACCAGTTCGGCGAGTTCCTCGCCAACGTCGGTTCGCTGGCCCGCATCGTGGCGCCGGTGAACTTCTCGATCGTCGCCGGCTCGGGCGCCAATGCCCCGCGCAACGCGATCAAGACGTCGGAGAAGGGCGCGCTCGCCTCCACGATCACGCTGCAGACCTACGTCGAGAAGACGACGCCGGCCAAGCCCGCCGCCAAGGAGCGTTCGTCATGA
- a CDS encoding type II secretion system protein GspD produces the protein MTPQITNNRMVLLNIKAENSSAEIAATDVGVIFNRQRAESQVLVADGEAAVIGGLTVTETNRFRSGIPVLMNLPFVGRLFSQNSKNETKRDLLILVTPHILDDGVIPPSR, from the coding sequence GTGACGCCGCAGATCACCAACAATCGTATGGTGCTGCTCAACATCAAGGCAGAGAACTCGAGTGCGGAGATCGCGGCCACGGACGTGGGCGTGATCTTCAACCGCCAGCGTGCGGAGTCGCAGGTACTCGTGGCGGACGGTGAGGCGGCCGTCATCGGCGGCCTGACCGTCACCGAGACCAACCGCTTCCGCAGTGGTATCCCGGTTCTCATGAACCTCCCGTTCGTCGGTCGCCTGTTCTCGCAGAACTCCAAGAACGAAACGAAGCGCGACCTGCTCATCCTGGTGACGCCGCACATCCTGGATGATGGCGTGATCCCGCCGAGCCGCTGA
- a CDS encoding YncE family protein, producing the protein MSEFIAGRSSLRPTPRTARPLALAAVVALTALGACSGDEVIDPPFRDTIVPRVQVAKGNTVADTMLSMTVNATDNIGLKRVRVLLAGGISATYDTVMTSAVTSLTVNVNIRVPNNAPLGATVNARAVAIDGAGNVSDTSRVALTVGNLEPPQAVVTSPVTGSPVVSGKSLVISFSGKARYKVRTLGYEITGAYNVKDSASFGNPLRDSVAVLDTLVVPDTVKGQLITVTPFVTDSLNQRVLGTAVQYAVQSPANATTVPIVRTGVAARLEVQDTIFVEATDPVGISVLGYEVRGLTGQLIVADSVTSTGGFSTLVRTFRSRVPVTVFPTLVTVTGFARNANGRRDVARFTSGALRLDTVAVVAGYTSPLPTGGQVADAFYFPRTDRIYLSNIERNWLEVYNLADSTFRTPIAVGSRPWGIAPWPRNRDGVMADTLLVANSGGTNISYVDLKTGTTGREVFRYALPNIVAYSITTVRSEATDAPMTQRTVYDFSDRPQYIAATCNGANTPGAPCQDIIAVYSTTPTPGQSVPFPNQGTLRWENLTQRTSHFFFEQAIGQSVGRSDTLEVERFAAGGFGKDSLLVPYKQRVPNGNGGFFDYSIVIRLDRLAFRDTTFVRGSGNFRRAVFGEGGSVLGSRAMTYDATLGFDSTPPVPVIDKGISRPIDVSDFVANTFSRVQGVGVNFDGELNAVKGDSTYLFDKTLRLQGILQSRPSGGGLDFHPLNTGANSTLRTRLAFIASSEPVIDVFDTYCYRKIASIPIRDPIIGPVRATTRPNGQLVLVGATIRGVTVVALPDNFTTTCQ; encoded by the coding sequence ATGTCTGAATTCATCGCTGGCCGCAGCTCGCTGCGGCCCACACCTCGCACCGCACGACCGCTCGCCCTCGCGGCGGTGGTCGCACTGACCGCCCTAGGCGCGTGCAGCGGTGACGAAGTGATCGATCCGCCATTCCGGGACACGATCGTCCCGCGTGTCCAAGTGGCGAAGGGGAACACCGTTGCCGACACGATGCTGTCCATGACGGTGAACGCTACGGACAACATCGGTCTCAAGCGCGTCCGCGTGCTGTTGGCGGGTGGTATCAGCGCTACGTATGACACAGTCATGACGAGCGCGGTGACGTCGCTCACGGTGAACGTGAACATCCGGGTGCCCAACAACGCGCCGCTCGGCGCCACCGTGAATGCTCGTGCGGTCGCCATCGACGGCGCTGGTAACGTGTCGGATACCTCTCGCGTAGCCCTCACCGTCGGCAATCTCGAGCCGCCGCAGGCGGTCGTGACCAGCCCAGTCACCGGATCACCGGTCGTGAGCGGCAAGTCGCTCGTGATTTCGTTCTCCGGCAAGGCCCGCTACAAAGTGCGCACGCTGGGCTACGAGATCACCGGCGCGTACAACGTGAAGGACTCAGCGTCCTTCGGCAATCCGCTCAGGGACTCGGTGGCGGTGCTCGATACGCTCGTCGTGCCGGATACGGTGAAGGGGCAGCTCATCACCGTCACGCCGTTCGTGACCGACTCGCTCAACCAGCGCGTGCTGGGCACCGCCGTGCAGTATGCGGTACAGAGCCCGGCGAATGCGACGACGGTGCCGATTGTCCGCACGGGCGTCGCCGCGCGACTCGAGGTGCAGGACACCATCTTTGTCGAAGCGACCGACCCCGTGGGTATCTCGGTGCTGGGTTACGAAGTGCGCGGTCTCACCGGCCAACTCATCGTCGCCGACTCCGTGACGTCGACCGGCGGCTTCTCGACACTGGTGCGTACCTTCCGCTCCCGGGTACCGGTCACGGTGTTCCCGACGCTCGTCACCGTCACGGGCTTTGCCCGGAACGCGAACGGACGTCGCGACGTGGCACGCTTCACGTCGGGTGCGCTGCGCCTCGATACGGTGGCCGTCGTCGCCGGCTACACCAGTCCGTTGCCCACCGGTGGACAGGTGGCCGACGCCTTCTACTTCCCGCGCACCGATCGGATCTATCTCTCAAACATCGAGCGCAATTGGCTCGAGGTCTACAACCTGGCCGACTCGACGTTCCGCACGCCGATCGCCGTAGGCTCGCGTCCGTGGGGCATCGCGCCCTGGCCGCGCAATCGTGACGGCGTCATGGCCGACACGCTGCTCGTCGCGAACTCTGGCGGTACGAATATCAGCTACGTCGACCTGAAGACCGGCACGACGGGACGCGAAGTGTTCCGTTACGCGCTGCCGAACATCGTGGCGTACAGCATCACGACCGTGCGTTCAGAAGCCACCGATGCGCCAATGACGCAGCGCACCGTCTACGACTTCAGCGATCGTCCGCAGTACATTGCGGCGACCTGCAACGGCGCCAACACGCCCGGCGCACCGTGTCAGGACATCATTGCGGTGTACTCCACCACGCCCACGCCCGGCCAGTCGGTTCCGTTCCCGAATCAGGGTACGCTTCGATGGGAGAACCTCACGCAGCGCACGTCGCACTTCTTCTTCGAGCAGGCGATCGGTCAGTCCGTCGGCCGCTCCGACACGCTGGAAGTGGAGCGCTTCGCTGCCGGCGGCTTCGGCAAGGACTCGCTGCTGGTTCCGTACAAGCAGCGCGTCCCGAACGGCAACGGTGGTTTCTTCGACTACTCCATCGTAATCCGACTCGATCGGTTGGCCTTCCGCGACACCACGTTCGTGCGCGGCTCGGGCAACTTCCGGCGCGCGGTGTTCGGTGAAGGTGGATCGGTACTCGGCAGTCGCGCCATGACGTACGACGCCACGCTGGGCTTCGACTCGACGCCGCCGGTGCCCGTGATCGACAAGGGCATCTCCCGTCCGATCGACGTGAGCGACTTCGTGGCCAACACCTTCTCCCGCGTGCAGGGCGTCGGCGTCAACTTCGACGGCGAACTGAATGCGGTGAAGGGCGACTCGACCTATCTGTTCGACAAGACGCTCCGTCTGCAGGGTATCCTGCAGTCACGGCCGAGCGGTGGTGGGCTGGACTTTCACCCGCTGAACACGGGTGCCAACTCCACGCTCCGCACGCGTCTCGCGTTCATCGCCTCGAGCGAGCCGGTCATCGACGTGTTCGACACGTATTGCTACCGAAAGATCGCGTCGATCCCGATCCGCGACCCGATCATCGGTCCGGTGCGCGCCACGACGCGTCCGAATGGCCAGCTGGTGCTGGTCGGCGCGACGATCCGCGGCGTGACGGTGGTCGCACTGCCTGACAATTTCACGACGACCTGCCAGTAA
- the aroC gene encoding chorismate synthase yields MLRFTTAGESHGPALVSILEGMPAGVPLLAAHVDTDLARRQQGYGRGRRMQIETDRIEFLSGVRAGETLGSPISMLIRNSDWKNWLEIMDPAPREGDADGPRKRQVTRVRPGHADLTGLLKYDRTDARDILERASARETTARVASGAVCRVLLRELGIQVGSHLVHLGGVDAARPAVMPGDINAASDASPLRTLDPAAEAEMITRIDAAKKEGNTLGGICEVVVTGLPVGLGSHVSWDRRLDGRLGQAMLSIPAVKGVEIGLGFETARRTGAEVHDEIEAAPGNTRMGHVRRKTNRAGGTEGGMTTGEELVIRVAMKPISTLMRPLGTVDVATGQAASAVAERSDVTAVPAMGVIAEAMAAYVLADALLEKFGGDSLGELRRNVDAYLARLDERVG; encoded by the coding sequence ATGCTCCGCTTCACCACCGCCGGCGAATCACATGGACCGGCGCTCGTTTCGATCCTCGAGGGCATGCCGGCTGGCGTTCCCTTGCTGGCGGCCCATGTCGACACCGACCTCGCCCGTCGTCAGCAGGGGTACGGACGCGGGCGTCGCATGCAGATCGAAACCGATCGCATCGAGTTCCTGTCGGGCGTTCGCGCTGGCGAGACGCTCGGATCCCCGATCTCGATGCTGATCCGCAACAGCGACTGGAAGAACTGGCTCGAAATCATGGACCCGGCCCCGCGCGAGGGCGATGCCGACGGGCCCCGGAAACGTCAGGTCACCCGGGTGCGTCCGGGACACGCCGATCTCACGGGACTGCTCAAGTACGATCGCACGGACGCCCGCGACATTCTCGAGCGCGCCTCGGCCCGCGAGACGACCGCGCGGGTGGCGTCAGGGGCGGTCTGCCGCGTTTTGCTGCGCGAACTGGGGATCCAGGTCGGTTCGCACCTCGTGCACCTTGGCGGGGTCGATGCGGCCCGTCCTGCGGTGATGCCGGGCGACATCAACGCGGCGTCCGATGCCTCGCCGCTGCGCACGCTCGATCCCGCCGCCGAAGCGGAGATGATCACGCGCATCGATGCCGCCAAGAAGGAGGGCAACACGCTGGGTGGGATCTGCGAAGTCGTCGTCACCGGCTTGCCCGTGGGCCTGGGATCGCATGTGTCGTGGGATAGGCGTCTCGATGGGCGGCTGGGGCAGGCGATGCTGTCCATTCCGGCGGTGAAGGGCGTGGAAATCGGGCTCGGCTTTGAGACGGCGCGCCGGACCGGCGCCGAGGTGCACGACGAGATCGAGGCTGCCCCGGGGAACACCCGGATGGGTCATGTGCGTCGGAAGACGAATCGCGCTGGTGGCACCGAGGGCGGCATGACGACCGGCGAGGAGCTGGTCATCCGGGTTGCGATGAAGCCCATCTCGACGCTGATGCGTCCGCTTGGTACGGTTGACGTTGCCACCGGACAAGCGGCCTCGGCCGTTGCGGAACGAAGCGACGTCACCGCGGTACCGGCCATGGGGGTGATCGCCGAAGCGATGGCCGCGTACGTGCTGGCCGACGCGCTCTTGGAGAAGTTCGGCGGCGATTCGCTGGGAGAGCTGCGTCGGAACGTCGACGCCTATCTGGCCCGCCTCGACGAGCGGGTGGGGTGA